From the genome of Yersinia enterocolitica, one region includes:
- a CDS encoding OmpA family lipoprotein codes for MKKRILATVAAVAVALTLSACTTNPYTGESQAGKSGYGAGIGAALGAGIGMLSSSKHDRGKGALIGAAAGAALGGGAGYYMDVQEAKLREKMNGTGVSVTRQGDNIVLNMPNNVTFDTDSSNLKPAGANTLTGVAMVLKEYDKTAVNVTGYTDSSGARAHNMTLSQQRADSVGSALIVQGVAANRIRTSGAGPDNPVASNSTAAGKAQNRRVEITLSPL; via the coding sequence ATGAAAAAACGCATTCTGGCCACGGTGGCCGCCGTTGCTGTGGCGCTTACGCTTTCCGCTTGTACTACCAATCCTTATACTGGCGAGTCTCAAGCCGGAAAATCCGGTTACGGTGCTGGTATTGGTGCGGCATTAGGGGCTGGCATTGGTATGTTGTCATCATCGAAACACGATCGGGGCAAAGGGGCGTTAATTGGCGCAGCAGCAGGTGCCGCGTTGGGTGGTGGTGCCGGTTATTACATGGATGTGCAGGAAGCCAAACTGCGTGAAAAAATGAACGGTACCGGTGTTAGTGTCACCCGTCAGGGCGATAATATCGTGTTGAATATGCCAAATAATGTCACATTTGATACTGACAGCAGCAATCTGAAACCCGCGGGTGCCAACACCTTAACCGGCGTGGCGATGGTATTGAAAGAGTATGATAAAACCGCCGTCAATGTGACGGGTTATACCGACAGCTCCGGTGCCAGAGCTCATAACATGACCCTTTCACAACAACGCGCCGACAGCGTGGGTAGCGCACTCATCGTGCAGGGCGTGGCCGCTAATCGTATTCGCACCAGTGGTGCAGGCCCGGACAATCCGGTCGCAAGCAACAGCACCGCCGCCGGTAAAGCACAAAACCGCCGGGTTGAAATCACCTTAAGCCCGCTGTGA
- a CDS encoding glycine--tRNA ligase subunit beta — translation MTQQTFLVEIGTEELPPKALRSLAESFAANFTAELDNANLPHGEVVWYAAPRRLAVKVADLSAAQADREVEKRGPAIAQAFDAEGKPSKAAEGWARGCGITVDQAERLVTDKGEWLLYRAHVKGQSAQLLLADMVNSALSKLPIPKLMRWGDKETQFVRPVHTVTLLLGSELIPGTVLGIDSDRIIRGHRFMGEAEFTIDNADQYPQILLERGKVIADYESRKAIIKRDAELAAQKIGGIADLSESLLEEVTSLVEWPVVLTAKFEEKFLAVPAEALVYTMKGDQKYFPVYDAAGSLLPNFIFVANIESKDPQQIISGNEKVVRPRLADAEFFFKTDRKKRLEDNLPRLETVLFQQQLGTLRDKTDRIQALAGWVAAQIGADVSHATRAGLLSKCDLMTNMVFEFTDTQGVMGMHYARHDGEAEDVAVALNEQYQPRFAGDDLPSNPVACALAIADKMDTLAGIFGIGQHPKGDKDPFALRRAALGVLRIIVEKNLPLDLQTLTEEAVRLYGSKLTNGNVVDEVIEFMLGRFRAWYQDEGHSVDTIQAVLARRPTKPADFDARVKAVTYFRTLDAAATLAAANKRVSNILAKSTDTLNDHVHASVLKEPAELKLATHLVVLRDKLEPVFAAGHYQEALVELAALRETVDEFFDSVMVMAEDDAVRINRLTLLSKLRELFLQVADISLLQ, via the coding sequence ATGACTCAACAGACTTTCCTGGTGGAAATCGGCACGGAAGAGTTGCCGCCGAAGGCTCTTCGTTCTCTGGCCGAATCTTTTGCTGCCAACTTTACTGCTGAACTGGATAACGCCAACCTGCCTCATGGTGAGGTGGTTTGGTATGCTGCGCCGCGCCGTCTGGCGGTAAAAGTGGCCGATTTAAGCGCGGCTCAGGCGGATCGTGAAGTTGAAAAACGCGGCCCTGCCATTGCGCAAGCTTTTGATGCTGAAGGTAAACCGAGCAAAGCCGCCGAAGGCTGGGCACGGGGTTGTGGTATTACTGTCGATCAGGCTGAACGCCTGGTTACTGACAAAGGCGAATGGCTGCTGTACCGCGCCCATGTCAAAGGCCAATCAGCACAATTACTGCTGGCAGATATGGTGAATAGCGCGCTGAGTAAGCTGCCTATTCCAAAACTGATGCGCTGGGGTGATAAAGAAACCCAATTCGTTCGCCCGGTTCATACTGTAACCCTGCTGTTAGGCAGCGAATTGATTCCAGGCACTGTGTTAGGTATCGATTCAGACCGCATTATTCGTGGTCACCGCTTCATGGGTGAGGCTGAGTTCACTATTGATAACGCTGACCAATACCCGCAGATTTTGCTGGAGCGCGGTAAAGTCATCGCTGATTATGAATCACGTAAAGCTATAATCAAGCGTGATGCAGAACTGGCAGCGCAGAAGATTGGCGGTATTGCTGATCTGAGTGAAAGCTTGCTGGAAGAAGTGACATCACTGGTTGAATGGCCGGTGGTGCTAACCGCCAAGTTTGAAGAGAAATTCCTAGCAGTACCTGCGGAAGCACTGGTCTACACCATGAAAGGTGACCAGAAGTACTTCCCGGTTTACGATGCTGCCGGTAGCCTACTGCCAAACTTCATTTTTGTTGCCAATATCGAATCTAAAGATCCTCAACAGATTATTTCCGGTAACGAGAAAGTGGTTCGTCCGCGCTTGGCTGATGCGGAGTTTTTCTTTAAGACTGACCGTAAAAAACGTCTGGAAGACAATTTGCCGCGTCTGGAAACCGTGCTGTTCCAACAGCAATTGGGGACGTTGCGTGACAAGACCGACCGTATTCAAGCATTGGCGGGCTGGGTTGCCGCACAGATTGGCGCGGACGTTAGCCATGCTACCCGTGCAGGTCTGCTGTCCAAATGTGACCTGATGACCAACATGGTGTTTGAATTCACCGATACTCAAGGTGTGATGGGGATGCACTATGCCCGTCACGATGGTGAAGCTGAAGATGTTGCTGTAGCGCTGAATGAGCAATACCAGCCACGGTTTGCCGGTGATGATTTGCCATCTAACCCAGTTGCTTGTGCATTAGCGATTGCCGATAAGATGGACACATTGGCCGGTATTTTCGGCATTGGTCAACATCCGAAAGGTGATAAAGACCCGTTTGCGCTACGCCGTGCGGCGTTGGGAGTACTGCGCATTATCGTCGAGAAGAACTTGCCACTTGATCTGCAAACGCTGACTGAAGAGGCGGTGCGCCTGTATGGCAGCAAGCTGACCAATGGCAACGTGGTCGATGAAGTGATTGAGTTCATGCTGGGCCGTTTCCGTGCCTGGTATCAGGATGAAGGTCACAGCGTTGACACTATTCAGGCGGTACTGGCTCGTCGTCCAACCAAACCGGCTGATTTTGATGCGCGGGTGAAGGCGGTGACCTATTTCCGTACCCTGGATGCCGCAGCGACATTGGCTGCTGCTAACAAGCGTGTATCGAATATTCTGGCGAAATCCACTGATACCCTGAATGACCATGTGCATGCCTCGGTGTTAAAAGAGCCGGCAGAGCTGAAACTGGCAACACATTTAGTGGTGTTGCGTGACAAACTGGAGCCAGTCTTTGCTGCGGGTCACTATCAGGAAGCGCTGGTGGAACTGGCAGCTCTGCGAGAAACGGTCGATGAGTTCTTCGACAGTGTTATGGTTATGGCAGAGGACGATGCAGTGCGGATCAACCGTCTGACATTGCTGAGTAAATTACGCGAGCTATTCTTGCAGGTTGCTGATATTTCGTTATTACAGTAA
- the glyQ gene encoding glycine--tRNA ligase subunit alpha translates to MQKFDTKTFQGLILTLQDYWARQGCTIVQPLDMEVGAGTSHPMTCLRALGPEPIAAAYVQPSRRPTDGRYGENPNRLQHYYQFQVIIKPSPDNIQELYLGSLRELGLDPTIHDIRFVEDNWENPTLGAWGLGWEVWLNGMEVTQFTYFQQVGGLECKPVTGEITYGLERLAMYIQGVDSVYDLIWCDGPLGKTTYGDIYHQNEVEQSTYNFEYADVDFLFSCFEQYEKEAQSLLALENPLPLPAYERILKAGHTFNLLDARKAISVTERQRYILRIRTLTKAVAEAYYASREALGFPMCKKNQN, encoded by the coding sequence ATGCAAAAGTTTGATACCAAGACCTTTCAGGGCCTGATCCTGACGTTACAGGACTATTGGGCGCGCCAAGGCTGCACCATTGTTCAACCACTGGACATGGAAGTCGGCGCGGGTACCTCCCACCCAATGACCTGCCTGCGTGCACTTGGCCCAGAGCCAATCGCTGCCGCTTATGTACAACCTTCACGCCGCCCGACCGATGGTCGCTACGGTGAGAACCCAAATCGCCTGCAACACTATTATCAGTTCCAGGTGATCATTAAGCCTTCACCAGACAACATTCAGGAGCTGTATTTAGGCTCGCTGAGAGAACTGGGTCTGGACCCGACTATCCACGATATCCGCTTTGTCGAAGACAACTGGGAGAACCCGACCTTGGGTGCCTGGGGTCTGGGCTGGGAAGTGTGGTTGAACGGGATGGAAGTGACGCAGTTCACTTACTTCCAGCAAGTGGGCGGTTTGGAATGTAAACCGGTCACTGGCGAGATAACCTATGGTCTGGAACGTTTAGCGATGTACATTCAGGGTGTAGACAGCGTTTATGACCTGATTTGGTGCGACGGCCCGCTGGGCAAAACCACTTATGGCGATATTTATCATCAGAATGAAGTGGAGCAATCCACCTATAACTTCGAATACGCCGATGTGGATTTCCTGTTCTCCTGCTTTGAGCAGTATGAGAAAGAAGCTCAGTCGCTGCTGGCACTGGAAAACCCGCTGCCGCTGCCCGCTTATGAGCGCATTCTGAAAGCTGGCCATACGTTTAACCTGCTGGACGCCCGTAAAGCCATCTCGGTGACCGAGCGCCAACGCTATATTCTGCGCATTCGTACGCTGACCAAAGCTGTCGCCGAGGCTTATTATGCTTCCCGCGAGGCGTTGGGCTTCCCTATGTGCAAAAAGAATCAGAACTAA
- a CDS encoding N-acetyltransferase encodes MIRPYQPSDLDDLMQLWLTSTIAAHPFVAEQYWHESAPLVRNTYLPAARTWLYLSAETTGDANPIAGFISILEEQLVGALFVTQSLHGKGIGQALMDYVQQCYCALTLEVYQRNQRAYHFYRKQGFTVVGKTYNAETKNTILTLHWQRPFNSSLL; translated from the coding sequence ATGATTCGACCTTACCAACCAAGCGATCTCGATGACCTGATGCAATTGTGGCTGACCAGTACCATTGCTGCGCATCCTTTTGTGGCCGAACAATACTGGCACGAGAGCGCCCCGTTGGTACGGAATACCTATCTCCCGGCGGCACGCACTTGGCTATATTTGTCAGCGGAAACTACCGGTGATGCTAACCCCATTGCAGGCTTTATTAGTATTCTCGAAGAACAACTGGTCGGCGCGCTGTTCGTCACCCAATCCTTGCACGGTAAGGGGATTGGGCAAGCGTTGATGGATTACGTTCAACAGTGCTACTGCGCGCTAACTCTAGAGGTCTACCAACGAAATCAGCGTGCCTATCACTTCTATCGTAAACAAGGTTTTACCGTAGTAGGGAAAACCTATAATGCAGAGACCAAAAACACTATCCTGACCCTGCATTGGCAGCGCCCATTTAACTCATCCCTGCTTTAA
- a CDS encoding DUF3053 domain-containing protein, with the protein MTFALNTARYSRWLAPLLALLVVFQLTACGDKEPEQRKAFIDYLQNTVMRSGMKLPTLSEDQKQKFGPYVSDYAILVTFSQQLTKSVDASLSPAIAQINEIRVAQDYLAKRDALQQSAGALNLLVQQIRTAKTQADSAVAALKQPDDLKVVFNKAFDNIVTQPANVLIPAVPVISAFVQDLAQVGDFLQQQGTQVTFNNGGVQFQTPQQAALYNTMMANLVAKYPAMMTAQKSVASVMQ; encoded by the coding sequence ATGACTTTTGCACTGAATACAGCCCGATATTCACGTTGGTTAGCGCCATTACTGGCGTTACTGGTGGTGTTCCAATTGACCGCCTGCGGGGATAAAGAGCCAGAACAACGTAAGGCTTTTATTGATTATCTGCAAAATACAGTGATGCGTAGCGGGATGAAACTGCCAACACTGAGCGAAGATCAAAAACAGAAATTTGGCCCTTATGTCAGTGATTATGCGATTTTAGTCACTTTTTCACAGCAGCTTACCAAATCTGTTGATGCCAGCTTGAGCCCGGCGATTGCTCAAATCAATGAGATTCGCGTGGCGCAGGATTATCTCGCCAAGCGTGATGCATTACAGCAGTCCGCAGGTGCATTGAACTTGTTAGTGCAACAGATTCGTACGGCAAAAACACAAGCCGATAGTGCGGTTGCTGCATTGAAACAGCCTGATGATTTGAAAGTGGTATTTAATAAAGCTTTCGATAATATTGTGACTCAGCCAGCCAATGTGTTGATCCCAGCAGTGCCGGTGATTTCTGCTTTTGTGCAGGATCTGGCACAAGTTGGTGATTTCTTGCAGCAGCAGGGAACGCAGGTCACTTTCAATAATGGCGGCGTTCAATTCCAGACCCCACAGCAAGCAGCGCTATATAACACGATGATGGCTAATTTAGTCGCCAAGTATCCGGCGATGATGACGGCACAGAAGAGTGTTGCGAGTGTCATGCAGTGA
- a CDS encoding MFS transporter gives MIINDASRWSDLFSGKNAAFAIALSGGVVLHAINIYIATTILPSVVLDIDGLSLYAWNTTLFVTASILGSALSARLLSGYGPRSAYLFASLIFMLGSALCAMAPNMPLMLLGRTVQGLGGGFLFALSYAMINLVFPQSLWPRAMALISGMWGVATLVGPAIGGIFAEMNAWRFAFWTLLPITLIYAIFTWRILPAGRSNTTTASALPVTQLMLLTAIVLTISASSIASSGLINMVGMVFAILLLLLLLRIESRATSRLLPKDALRLNSPLAALYITISLLAIGITCEIFVPYFLQILHGQSPLISGYIAATMAAGWTLSEVMSAGWKKSGVRWAIISGPIIVLVGLVALSILMPAGSLGGWQHMVPIAIALTLVGFGIGFGWPHLLTRILQVAAEEDKDIAGASITTVQMFATALGAAMAGMVANLSGLNSPGGVAGAENTAHWLFILFAIAPALAIITALRCAAISSHTLTAKNTARSEAQ, from the coding sequence GTGATAATAAATGATGCAAGCCGTTGGAGTGACCTGTTCTCCGGTAAAAATGCGGCCTTTGCCATAGCCCTGTCAGGTGGTGTGGTGTTACATGCCATCAATATCTACATCGCCACCACCATTTTACCGTCCGTGGTGCTGGATATTGACGGCCTGAGCTTGTACGCCTGGAATACCACGCTATTCGTTACCGCCTCGATCCTCGGCTCTGCCCTTTCTGCGCGCTTACTCAGTGGCTACGGGCCACGTAGCGCATACCTGTTTGCCTCGCTAATCTTTATGCTCGGCAGTGCGTTATGTGCCATGGCACCGAATATGCCACTGATGCTGCTGGGCCGCACTGTGCAAGGCTTAGGGGGTGGTTTCCTGTTTGCCCTTTCTTACGCCATGATTAATCTGGTATTTCCACAATCGTTATGGCCGCGGGCAATGGCGCTGATTTCAGGTATGTGGGGTGTTGCTACCCTGGTTGGCCCTGCGATTGGTGGCATCTTTGCTGAAATGAATGCCTGGCGTTTTGCGTTTTGGACGCTACTCCCCATCACCCTTATTTATGCCATTTTTACCTGGCGAATCCTGCCAGCGGGCCGATCCAATACCACGACAGCGTCGGCATTACCCGTCACGCAATTGATGTTATTAACCGCGATTGTTTTGACTATTTCTGCCAGCAGTATTGCCAGTAGCGGCCTAATAAACATGGTGGGTATGGTGTTTGCCATCTTACTGTTGCTGTTGTTACTGCGCATCGAGTCACGTGCCACCTCTCGGCTACTGCCAAAAGATGCATTGCGCCTTAACTCACCGCTGGCAGCACTCTATATCACCATTTCTCTGCTAGCGATCGGCATTACCTGTGAGATATTCGTCCCTTACTTCCTGCAAATCCTCCATGGTCAGTCACCGTTGATTTCAGGTTATATTGCAGCCACCATGGCGGCTGGCTGGACCCTTTCTGAAGTAATGAGCGCGGGTTGGAAGAAATCAGGCGTCCGCTGGGCGATTATCAGCGGCCCAATTATTGTGCTAGTGGGGTTAGTGGCACTGTCTATCTTGATGCCAGCCGGTTCACTCGGTGGTTGGCAACATATGGTGCCGATCGCTATTGCATTAACACTGGTCGGTTTTGGTATCGGTTTTGGCTGGCCACATTTGCTGACCCGTATTCTGCAAGTGGCTGCTGAAGAAGATAAAGACATTGCCGGAGCCTCGATTACCACAGTTCAGATGTTTGCCACCGCACTCGGTGCGGCGATGGCTGGCATGGTAGCCAACCTCTCTGGCCTTAATTCCCCAGGGGGAGTAGCGGGGGCAGAAAATACCGCCCATTGGCTGTTTATTCTGTTTGCCATCGCACCCGCATTGGCGATTATTACCGCACTACGTTGCGCTGCCATCAGTTCGCATACCCTGACGGCTAAAAATACCGCCCGCAGCGAAGCACAATAA
- a CDS encoding N-acetyltransferase gives MIGTLLNIQLALIFLITSSQLAIADGIKIKEVCLYSEDKYQVDTAVTDNIEYSGCSRKVRDAAGTLGCTFIPALAIYNYVTHSHCDQADKLWRQISHWFSDDNQDKVVLITGNTPLLEPQSSRRENNNNQASPLAFILSKVHTQLHHQALTLPASARFCKTSLENLLAARYPRSPDENCPHWVSKVLADFTLLFGHSVRDWTPEQLQDVVTRIDEQYTTGYAGNDQATEGHLVSGVRAIIQQLGLAETIRQITRAFRYAQLNYANYVEHNPNATQSPAAAQSLPLGEYSLSLESYHYPAEPPTVRIRQRNAWVTRPDLHFEVEIIDASTTDRSTITRAHTVMDHWFNTYLFTPLETDQQDNPLTDLDRTISAARTTSTSLLLELENTSNDYLFVVVRLEGEIVSVLGAAKGNANDEFYIDVSVSAPRNVLTPDAEGNIRGAGTAAVYELARYLKEKGVKTLRSTVISQPSARVKMKLGFKHDEF, from the coding sequence ATGATAGGGACATTGCTAAATATCCAATTAGCCTTAATTTTCTTAATAACATCCTCCCAATTAGCCATTGCCGATGGCATTAAAATCAAAGAAGTTTGTTTATATTCTGAAGATAAATATCAAGTTGATACTGCCGTAACGGATAACATTGAATATAGTGGATGCAGTAGAAAGGTACGGGATGCCGCAGGCACGCTAGGCTGCACCTTCATCCCCGCATTGGCGATTTATAATTATGTTACCCATAGCCATTGTGATCAGGCGGATAAATTATGGCGTCAGATATCACATTGGTTTTCCGATGATAATCAAGACAAGGTAGTCTTGATTACCGGCAACACTCCTTTACTTGAGCCACAATCCTCCCGCCGCGAAAACAACAATAACCAAGCCAGCCCGCTCGCATTTATATTAAGTAAAGTTCATACGCAATTACATCATCAAGCCCTGACATTACCGGCCAGCGCAAGATTTTGTAAAACCTCGCTAGAGAATCTCCTCGCCGCGCGCTATCCCCGCAGCCCAGATGAAAACTGCCCTCATTGGGTATCAAAAGTCTTGGCAGATTTTACCCTGTTATTCGGTCATTCTGTGCGGGACTGGACACCAGAGCAACTACAGGATGTCGTCACGCGGATTGATGAACAATATACGACGGGCTATGCAGGTAACGATCAGGCCACTGAGGGTCATCTGGTCAGTGGTGTCCGTGCGATTATCCAACAATTGGGCTTGGCTGAAACCATCCGGCAGATCACCCGCGCATTTCGCTATGCCCAATTAAATTATGCCAATTATGTCGAACATAATCCCAACGCCACACAATCACCTGCCGCTGCACAAAGTCTTCCGTTAGGGGAATATTCACTTTCGCTGGAGTCTTATCACTATCCCGCCGAGCCACCTACCGTCCGCATTCGTCAGCGTAATGCATGGGTGACCAGACCCGACTTACATTTTGAGGTGGAGATCATTGATGCCAGCACCACAGATAGATCAACGATTACTCGTGCGCACACAGTGATGGACCATTGGTTTAATACTTATCTTTTCACACCATTAGAAACTGACCAGCAAGACAATCCTCTAACTGACCTTGATCGCACCATCAGTGCCGCACGCACCACCAGTACCTCGCTGTTGCTCGAGTTGGAAAACACCAGTAATGACTATCTGTTTGTGGTGGTGCGGCTTGAGGGCGAGATTGTTAGCGTGCTGGGGGCCGCGAAGGGGAACGCTAACGATGAGTTCTATATCGATGTTTCGGTGAGCGCACCGCGCAATGTGCTAACGCCAGATGCAGAGGGAAATATTCGCGGGGCAGGTACCGCAGCAGTGTATGAATTGGCTCGTTATCTGAAAGAAAAGGGGGTGAAAACACTACGTTCTACCGTTATTTCACAACCCTCTGCCCGAGTAAAAATGAAACTAGGCTTCAAACATGATGAGTTTTGA
- a CDS encoding glyoxylate/hydroxypyruvate reductase GhrB, with product MKPSIVLYKSIPSDLHQRLAQHFTVNSFDGLAPDNQPELLSALQQAQGLIGSGGKIDQDFLQLAPRLRAASTISVGYDNFDVDALSQRGVALMHTPTVLTETVADTMMALVLSCARRVVELAERVKAGEWQGSIGDDWYGVDIHHKTIGILGMGRIGMALAQRAHFGFSMPVLYTSRRPHEEAEKRFNARRCSLDTLLAEVDFLCITLPMTEQTYHMIGRDQLAKMKSSAILINAGRGPVVDEPALIAALQDGTIHGAGLDVFEQEPLPIDSPLLSLRNVVAVPHIGSATTETRYNMAACAVDNLIAALTGTVTENCVNPQVLQKA from the coding sequence ATGAAGCCTTCTATTGTGCTGTACAAAAGTATTCCCAGCGATCTGCATCAGCGTTTAGCCCAACATTTTACCGTAAACAGTTTTGATGGCTTAGCGCCTGATAATCAGCCAGAGCTATTGTCTGCGTTGCAACAGGCACAGGGGCTTATCGGTTCCGGCGGTAAAATCGATCAGGACTTTCTACAATTAGCACCGCGTTTGCGCGCTGCCTCAACCATTTCTGTCGGTTATGACAACTTTGATGTTGATGCCCTGAGCCAGCGTGGTGTGGCCTTGATGCACACACCAACGGTGCTGACAGAAACCGTCGCCGACACCATGATGGCCTTGGTGCTGTCTTGCGCCCGTCGAGTGGTTGAATTGGCTGAACGGGTGAAAGCCGGTGAATGGCAAGGTAGCATTGGCGATGATTGGTATGGTGTTGATATCCATCACAAAACTATCGGCATTCTCGGTATGGGTCGCATTGGGATGGCACTGGCCCAGCGGGCACATTTCGGTTTCAGTATGCCGGTGTTGTATACCAGCCGCCGCCCACATGAAGAAGCCGAAAAACGCTTTAATGCCCGTCGCTGTTCTCTCGATACCTTATTGGCTGAAGTTGATTTTCTCTGTATTACGCTGCCGATGACCGAGCAGACCTACCATATGATTGGCCGTGACCAACTGGCTAAAATGAAATCCAGCGCAATTCTGATTAATGCGGGCCGTGGGCCGGTTGTCGATGAGCCAGCGCTGATTGCCGCGCTACAAGATGGCACGATTCATGGCGCTGGGTTGGATGTGTTTGAACAAGAGCCGCTACCGATAGATTCGCCCTTACTCTCACTGCGCAATGTCGTTGCCGTGCCACATATTGGTTCCGCCACCACCGAGACCCGTTACAACATGGCTGCCTGTGCAGTGGATAACCTGATCGCCGCGCTAACCGGTACCGTGACGGAAAACTGCGTGAATCCGCAGGTTTTGCAGAAAGCCTAA
- a CDS encoding transcriptional regulator: MNIDHTTSQPQSVAKRLLMLLKTRGPMQASDAGMILGTTGEAARQQFVKLAKEGLVVSEAQTRGVGRPIQLWQLTEVGNAQFPDTHSELTVQLLGLIRSQLGDSALELLIDSREQETRTQYCQAMVGANSVTERVERLVAIRSREGYMAQMQQEADGSLLLIENHCPICAAAASCQGFCRAELAVFQQVLGVAVERVEHILSGSRRCTYRIRLASL; this comes from the coding sequence ATGAATATCGACCATACCACCAGTCAGCCACAATCGGTGGCGAAACGCCTACTGATGCTGCTTAAAACTCGTGGTCCGATGCAAGCGAGTGATGCCGGGATGATTTTAGGCACGACAGGTGAAGCGGCCCGGCAGCAATTCGTCAAATTGGCTAAGGAGGGGTTGGTGGTCTCCGAGGCGCAAACGCGCGGTGTGGGTCGGCCGATTCAATTATGGCAGCTAACCGAGGTGGGTAACGCGCAGTTCCCTGATACGCACAGCGAACTGACGGTACAACTCTTAGGTTTAATCCGTTCTCAATTGGGTGACAGCGCCCTTGAGTTGCTGATTGATAGCCGCGAACAGGAAACCCGCACTCAATATTGTCAGGCGATGGTGGGGGCAAATAGTGTGACCGAGCGGGTTGAGCGGCTGGTGGCCATCCGCAGCCGTGAAGGTTATATGGCACAAATGCAGCAGGAGGCTGATGGGTCACTCTTGTTGATCGAAAATCACTGCCCGATCTGTGCCGCAGCGGCCAGTTGCCAGGGTTTTTGTCGGGCGGAGTTAGCCGTGTTCCAGCAGGTGTTAGGGGTAGCGGTTGAGCGTGTTGAGCATATTCTATCCGGCTCGCGCCGTTGTACTTATCGCATTAGATTGGCGTCATTATGA
- a CDS encoding DNA-3-methyladenine glycosylase I, whose amino-acid sequence MSLQRCGWVTSDPLYLAYHDTEWGIPRTDSQALFEMLCLEGQQAGLSWITVLKKREHYRKCFHNFDPVRVAKMGPDDVEKLVLDSGIIRHRGKIQAIITNAQAYLAMEANGEDFSRFIWSFVDGEPKINHWWCLAESPATTPVSDAMSKALKKKGFKFIGSTICYAFMQASGLVNDHLASCFCHPDNAVK is encoded by the coding sequence ATGAGTCTACAACGCTGCGGTTGGGTCACCTCTGATCCTCTCTATCTCGCTTATCACGACACTGAATGGGGTATCCCACGGACCGACAGTCAGGCGCTGTTCGAAATGCTCTGCCTCGAAGGGCAACAAGCCGGACTGTCATGGATAACCGTGCTGAAAAAACGTGAACACTACCGCAAGTGCTTCCATAATTTTGATCCGGTGCGTGTGGCGAAAATGGGGCCAGACGATGTAGAAAAACTGGTGCTGGACAGCGGTATTATCCGTCATCGCGGTAAGATTCAGGCCATTATCACCAATGCACAGGCTTATCTGGCCATGGAAGCCAACGGTGAGGATTTTTCGCGCTTTATCTGGAGTTTTGTTGATGGCGAGCCAAAAATTAACCATTGGTGGTGTCTGGCGGAGTCACCCGCAACCACACCCGTATCAGATGCAATGTCAAAAGCATTGAAAAAAAAAGGTTTTAAATTTATCGGTTCCACCATTTGCTACGCATTTATGCAGGCCAGCGGTTTAGTGAACGACCATCTGGCAAGCTGTTTTTGTCACCCGGATAACGCCGTAAAATGA